In Cloacibacillus sp., the sequence AGCGTCCTTTTCAACGGACAGGATATTACCGGCAAAGAGCCCAATGAGATCGCGAAACTTGGCCTGGTAAGGACCTTTCAAAAAACTAATATCTTTGCCGAAGTTTCCGTTGAAGACAGCGTAAAAATAGGATTCAATCTTCATCGGCATACAGGCCTGCTTGATATTTTGTCCCACAATTCTAAAATGAAATCTGAGATGAAGGATGTCGCTCAAAGGTCCGAAGAACTTCTGAAGTTTACCGGCCTTTATGAGTGGAAAGAACACCTAGTCAAAAACATCCCCTATGGTAAACAGAGAATGCTCTCTGTCGCTCTCGCTCTTGCGACGGAACCAAAACTGCTGATGCTCGACGAGCCGGCCACGGGGCTTAATCCGGTCGAGACCAAAGAACTGATTGAGATCATCCGTAAGATAAGAGATCTCCTCAAAGTGACTGTTTTTTTGATTGAGCACAATATGGGGCTCGTCGTTTCTATTTCAGACAGCCTTGCGGTACTTTGCAACGGAGAAAAACTGACAGAGGGCGGCCCAAAAGAAGTTGCTAACGATCCCAGGGTCATTGAAGCCTATCTCGGCAGGGGGTATAAAGAGCATGTTTCTTAAAGTTGACGGATTGTGCGCGGGTTATGGCAGAACTGACGCGCTTCACGATGTCTCCATGCAGGCGGAAAAGGGTTCTATCGTTACGCTTATAGGCGCAAATGGCGCGGGCAAGAGCACCTTTATGATGTGCCTTTCGGGAGTTTTGAAACCCAGCGCTGGAACTATAGAGTTTGATGGGCGTCAGATACAAAAGATGTACCCTGAGCAGATCGTAGCGGCCGGACTTTCACAGTCCCCAGAGGGACG encodes:
- a CDS encoding ATP-binding cassette domain-containing protein; the protein is SVLFNGQDITGKEPNEIAKLGLVRTFQKTNIFAEVSVEDSVKIGFNLHRHTGLLDILSHNSKMKSEMKDVAQRSEELLKFTGLYEWKEHLVKNIPYGKQRMLSVALALATEPKLLMLDEPATGLNPVETKELIEIIRKIRDLLKVTVFLIEHNMGLVVSISDSLAVLCNGEKLTEGGPKEVANDPRVIEAYLGRGYKEHVS